TGCTCTTTGCGCCTTGCCCTCTTATTCTATCGTAAAATAGAGGGTTTTGAGCAGCAATCCGTCTTCATTAGTGATATCAACCCTCCACTCGCCTGTCCATCCGGGGAAGATACGCTTGCTGCTGTAGGTCCTCCAGTTTACGGATTTGACCGGGAGTTTGACTTCCGCCATCAGCTTGTCGCCGTAGAACCATAGATGCCAGATGATGGTATCTTTTGTGGCTCCGGTAATCCTGGTGAAGGCATAGAGTTTTTTAACAGAGCTTGGAAATGTATCCGACACCCCCTGGGGTACGAGGTTTTCCACCGAGGTGGCAATGACAGCCTCAGCGGCCTTCAAGGGTTCCTCCTGGGCCGTGACTTTGGTGGGAAAGAACAGGGCCAGCATCAGGGCCATAACCGGTAATATCTTGTTCCATAACATGTTTTTGTCTCCTTTCTTGTCCTGTTTTTTTATAATCTGAGTCATCTGCGAAATCTGCGGATTAATAAGGTTGTTATCTGTTCATTTCTGTTATATGATAGTTACGTGATAAAAGTTTAGTTAAAATTATACAATATTTTGATCAAACTGACAATCCAATCAGCGTGCACTGAGGTTGAAAGCAGGTCTTTGTTCCTGGTTTTGTGCTGCCAATCCCGACTAACTGATTCAAGGAGATAGAAGATTATGCTGAAAAAATTGATTATCGTACTGCTGCTTCTGTCTTTCATTGTAACAGGTGTCTGGTATGCCGGGATCCCCGACAGGTGGGCGGCCGAGAGGATTGAGGGCTTGCTGCAGGGGGGCAGGATAAGGACGGAACTGCTTGGGTTTAAGAAGACCCCGTTCTTTGGTTTTAGGATAGAGGAAGTCAGGATAAGGCACAACAGGAGACAACTCCTGAGCATAGAAGGGGTTTCCGGAAGGATTGACCCCATAAGCCTTCTCCTCTTCGGGGTAAAGGTTTCATTTACAGGTCACCTCTCAGGCGGTACAATTGCCGGCGAGGCGTTGTTGAAAAGGGACGGCATCAGGGCGGCGATTGATATCCGCTCAGCAAGGCTTGAGGGCCTGGACCTGTTGGCTGACTCGGCAATCAGGGGAAAGGGGAGCCTGGATATGACAGGAGTTATGGATAGAGGGGAGGGGGACCTGTATTTTGAGGTCAAAAACATGGCCCTGAAAGATATACGTAAGGGTGGACTGTACATACCACTGAAGTCTTTTAATCATATGAAGGGGGCTGGTTCGTTTAAGGGTGAGAACTTCCGGATTGATGCTGTGAGTATGGAGGGTGACCACATATATGGCAGACTCAGGAATTGTATGTTGGAAAAGGGCTATTTTGAGGGGACCCTGGAGGTAGTGGCTGAGCCTGGGTTTCCCGAAGAGTCTCTTGTATTGCTGGAGCCCTATAAAGAGTCCCCGGGGTATTATGCGATACCCTTAAAAGGCAAGGTGAGGGATATCCTCTGATACGCATCATGTAGTGATTATCTGTATTTAAAACCGCAATATTCTGTATACCTTTTCCGGCCTTCATTTTTTACTTGACATTCGCCCCAATCTTTAATATTATTAAGAGGTGGGAGAATGTGGTAAAAGGTGGTGAGACGTGCCGGGATTCTCAGGTAAATATTATTACAGTGTTGATCCAAAGGGACGGGTAATGATTCCGGCCCCTTACAGGTCGATACTCCTCAGTAATTATAGCCCAAAACTCTATGTTACCACTGCGGCCTTTGACAAATGCCTTTACCTCTATCCCTTTGAGGAGTGGCAGAGGTTTGAAGAGCGGGTGAGGTCTCTGCCCCAGATGAAGGAGTCGGTGAGGTGGCTGATGAGGAGGGTTGTTGCCTCTGCCCATGAGTGCGAGA
The sequence above is drawn from the Nitrospirota bacterium genome and encodes:
- the gspN gene encoding type II secretion system protein GspN, with the protein product MLKKLIIVLLLLSFIVTGVWYAGIPDRWAAERIEGLLQGGRIRTELLGFKKTPFFGFRIEEVRIRHNRRQLLSIEGVSGRIDPISLLLFGVKVSFTGHLSGGTIAGEALLKRDGIRAAIDIRSARLEGLDLLADSAIRGKGSLDMTGVMDRGEGDLYFEVKNMALKDIRKGGLYIPLKSFNHMKGAGSFKGENFRIDAVSMEGDHIYGRLRNCMLEKGYFEGTLEVVAEPGFPEESLVLLEPYKESPGYYAIPLKGKVRDIL
- the mraZ gene encoding division/cell wall cluster transcriptional repressor MraZ, with product MPGFSGKYYYSVDPKGRVMIPAPYRSILLSNYSPKLYVTTAAFDKCLYLYPFEEWQRFEERVRSLPQMKESVRWLMRRVVASAHECEMDRQGRILIPASLRTDTDINGEVAVVGQFDKMELWNKKEWDKVVNPAKIDRKVMEEELASLGM
- a CDS encoding DUF2914 domain-containing protein gives rise to the protein MTQIIKKQDKKGDKNMLWNKILPVMALMLALFFPTKVTAQEEPLKAAEAVIATSVENLVPQGVSDTFPSSVKKLYAFTRITGATKDTIIWHLWFYGDKLMAEVKLPVKSVNWRTYSSKRIFPGWTGEWRVDITNEDGLLLKTLYFTIE